In one Colletotrichum destructivum chromosome 2, complete sequence genomic region, the following are encoded:
- a CDS encoding Putative CBS domain superfamily protein, whose protein sequence is MAALAPNPTAAAASTSQPSDASTPYVSKWSSRYRGATIEDIDPPAALSLTPTDPISHALMSAFERDYTHLTVVDAHRALVGYLAIPHLQALLDAGKVSPSDPLSKAMVRFQRKGRKYRVITMQTPLEELEAFFEGDGVEGRKSHFAVITDEKRRFVLGVATVQDLEEFVKRRPA, encoded by the exons ATGGCGGCCCTGGCTCCCAATCCCActgccgcggcggcgtccacgTCGCAACCCAGCGACGCTTCCACCCCCTACGTCTCCAAGTGGTCCTCTCGCTACCGCGGT GCCACCATAGAAGACATCGACCCCCCCGCTgccctctccctcaccccGACCGACCCCATCTCCCACGCCCTCATGTCGGCCTTTGAGCGCGACTACACCCATTTGAccgtcgtcgatgcccaccgcgccctcgtcggctaCCTCGCCATCCCGCACCTCCAggccctgctcgacgccggcaaggTCTCGCCCTCGGACCCGCTTTCCAAGGCCATGGTCCGGTTCCAGCGCAAGGGGCGCAAGTACCGCGTCATCACCATGCAGACCCcgctggaggagctcgaaGCATTCTtcgaaggcgacggcgttgagggCCGGAAGAGCCActtcgccgtcatcacgGACGAAAAGAGGAGGTTCGTGCTTGGCGTCGCGACGGTGCAGGATCTGGAGGAGTTCGTCAAGAGGAGACCGGCATGA
- a CDS encoding Putative mitochondrial phosphate carrier protein SLC25A3/Pic2/Mir1: MSFLFPRTDTLKGCFSSPVSATEDAGVLLRRRQQQQRPSRYQARPELYGAFSTVDDVKGKAKQLSAEATAEFDKASAKAQSAAGGKIELYSGKYYAACTVGGLLACGLTHTAVTPLDLVKVRRQVDSKLYTGNFQAWGKIFRSEGLRGIMTGWGPTFWGYSAQGACKYGFYEYFKRQYSVLAGPENAEKYKTLLFLSASASAEFLADIALCPFEAVKVRMQGGIPSPYKGTLDGFSKVTAKEGVAGLYKGLYPLWGRQIPYTMMKFASFETIVEMIYHRLPGQKSDYSKAAQTGVSFVGGYLAGILCAIVSHPADVMVSKLNANRQQGEAFGAAVGRIYKDIGFGGLWNGLPVRIVMIGTLTGLQWMIYDYFKIFMGFPTTGGAAPPAEKR, from the exons ATGTCGTTCCTCTTCCCGCGAACCGACACCCTCAAGGGCTGTttctcctcgcccgtctcggccacTGAGGATGCCGGTgtgctcctccgccgccgacagcagcagcagagacCCTCTCGCTACCAAGCCCGCCCGGAGCTCTACGGTGCCTTCTCTACCGTCGATGACGTGAAGGGAAAGGCGAAGCAACTCAGCGCCGAAGCCACCGCTGAGTTCGACAAAGCCAGCGCGAAGGCCCAATCCGCCGCTGGCGGCAAGATCGAGCTGTATTCGGGCAAATACTACGCCGCCTGTACCGTCGGCGGTCTCCTGGCTTGT GGGCTCACCCACACTGCCGTGACGCCACTCGATCTCGTAAAGGTACGACGCCAGGTAGACAGCAAGTTGTATACGGGAAACTTCCAGGCGTGGGGCAAGATATTCAGATCGGAGGGCCTCCGCGGCATCATGACCGGCTGGGGCCCTACCTTCTGGGGTTACTCGGCGCAAGGCGCCTGCAAATACGGCTT CTATGAATATTTCAAGAGGCAGTACTCCGTCCTCGCGGGTCCCGAGAACGCCGAAAAGTACAAGACacttctcttcctttccgcctcggcctctgcTGAGTTCCTTGCCGACATCGCGCTCTGCCCattcgaggccgtcaaggtccGGATGCAGGGCGGCATTCCCTCCCCTTACAAGGGCACTCTCGACGGTTTCAGCAAGGTCACGGCTAAGGAGGGCGTGGCTGGCTTGTACAAGGGGCTGTACCCGCTCTGGGGCCGCCAGATCCCCTACACCATGATGAAGTTTGCCTCCTTTGAGACCATTGTCGAGATGATCTACCACCGCCTCCCCGGACAGAAGAGCGACTACAGCAAGGCCGCGCAGACGGGTGTCtccttcgtcggcggctaCCTTGCGGGCATTCTCTGCGCCATTGTCTCCCACCCGGCCGACGTCATGGTCAGCAAGCTCAACGCAAACCGCCAGCAGGGCGAGGCgttcggcgccgccgttgggcGCATCTACAAGGACATTGGCTTCGGCGGCCTCTGGAACGGTCTGCCCGTCCGTATCGTTATGATCGGTACCCTGACCGGTCTTCAGTGGATGATCTAC GACTACTTCAAGATCTTCATGGGCTTCCCGACCACCGGAGGTGCCGCTCCCCCCGCTGAGAAGAGATGA